GCTTTACGGGCGACTGCATTGGAGCAACACAGCAAGTTTGTGAGGTGGTGTTTTACCTTTCTTATCTTATTATAATAAATCATGTTTAAATAATTATCATGGAAATATATTTAATACGACATACTAAAGTAGCTGTAGAAAAAGGTGTTTGCTACGGACAAAAAGATGTGGATTTAGCCGAAAGTTATCCTCAGGAACTGGAAGTGGTTCGAGAAAAACTAAAAGATATCGAATTCGATCTTATTTATACTAGTCCATTAAAAAGAGCAAAAAAATTAGCAAATGATATTTATGGAGATAAAGTAATTGCTGATGATCGCCTTATGGAATTAAATTTTGGGGATTGGGAAGGCAAAGTTTGGGATGAGATAAAAGATCCTTTATTTCCTGCCTGGATGGACGATTTTGTGAATAAAAAATGTTCGAATGGAGAATCATTTGTTATGCTTAACGATAGAGTAACAAAATTTTGGAACGAAATAAAATCTAAAGAATGTAAGAAGATTGCCATTTTTACACATGGAGGTGTAATGCGAACCATTCAAGCAATACATAAAAATATTAAGCTAGAAGATTCTTTTAACGAACCAACTCCTGAGTTTGGAGAAATTGTAATCATTCCAGTTTAAATTATATTTTACATTTCTAAAAGCAGGGTTTCCAATGAAATTCTGCTTTTTTATTAAATTAGGATATCAACTTAAACTAATGCACAAAATAAAATTGTTAATAAACTTCAGGAAATATTATTTTGATAAATTCTTACAACCTGTTATTTGCTTCAAAATAGCAGTAAGTAGCTAATACAAAATTTGTCAGAAAAAAATAAAAGACTATTTTAGCCGGCACAAATTAAC
This genomic interval from uncultured Marinifilum sp. contains the following:
- the cobC gene encoding alpha-ribazole phosphatase; protein product: MEIYLIRHTKVAVEKGVCYGQKDVDLAESYPQELEVVREKLKDIEFDLIYTSPLKRAKKLANDIYGDKVIADDRLMELNFGDWEGKVWDEIKDPLFPAWMDDFVNKKCSNGESFVMLNDRVTKFWNEIKSKECKKIAIFTHGGVMRTIQAIHKNIKLEDSFNEPTPEFGEIVIIPV